aatggcttagaaactgtttggaagatattcctatgtaGGAAAAATCTATGCCAGGTATACAAATATATTGTAATAGTCAATCGTTTAATTAAAGCTTTGGCTCAGAATAAGCTCTACAATGATGAATCTCTCGTCACATCAtaagacgacataaaaccattagaaaaattatttttaaacattaatgGTGTAATCACAATATAGTACATCAAATCAGCTAACAACCTAGTGGGTCTATTTGCTAAAACTTTCCACAAGATGTTGTTGTTAAATTATCAAAATGAATGTGTTTAAAATCTATGACAAATGAGGATGCTTCACggcaaccctacctatcatgactaGAGATCCCAAGGTTCAAagggaaacaaaataaaaaagaatctaCTGAGAGCACTTAGAGACCACAAACATGCTATTAAATGTGAGAAGGATAAGCGTTAGCTTTTAATGATTTCATAGCTTATAAAGTagagtattactcaatactttttATAGTCAATCACCTAATAAACGTGAAATGGAGCGTTTCTAAGAGAATTAAtgctatatttttaaagttcactcatgaaaaccatgAATAGTTCATGaccacaatgaacacaatagaacTAATTTTACGAGAAAATGAAGTTGTGGCATGTTGTCTCGGTCTACATAAAACACTGGGTGCTTTAAGGCATCATGTTCACCTCTTGCTAAAGTAAACCCGACATATGTTAAATGAGTGGTTCAAGACTTAAAAATGTCACCAACTCAaacacattgatttttttttcaaacactctcgataagcCTATTTGTCTAGTTAGGATTAGTATGAGTTTATCAACTATAGTATATCATGCTTTTATATGTTTAGattcatttctattcatgtagGAAATTGTTGGAATACTGTTTTTGACATATGAGTTTTTCACTTTTCCGTCCAAACCGGTGGCCAACGTGATCAGATTATCAGGTCATGGTGAAGCTTGTAATATGTACTACAATCTGGTATAGTCAAACGTCAAAAACAGATTtgatttgaatgagaaatgatgCAAATAAGTTGGTATCTTAGTGTGACTTGAAACACTAAGAAATTTGTTTGAAGTGACAAAAACCATTTGTCCCACATCGGCCACAACATACATGAGTGAGTTGTATAAATATGTCTACACTCCTATCATTGTTCAAATGCTCACAGGGTGGCTGAGGTTGGCTCCTCATGCGCGTGCTGCCGTCATATGGGTGGCTCGGCTCGGCGTTGGGGTGAGCTTGGGTCTTGGTGAAGGCCACATGCTGAGTAAGATTTTTTTGGACCAAATTACTTTCATCTTTTTGGACCATTTAGAATAAAACATCATGCAATTCGTTTCTAAACGACATGTAGTCCATCCCAAAACAACACATATTTCATTTGTTCGgccaatatatttttgaatgagaAGAGAGGATATTGGAGAAGAATTTTTGAAACGCCAACCTCCCAAAATTTTTGCATGATCTCCTCCACATACAACAACTGTTAGAGGAAGTGGCTCACCTCATTCTCTCTAAATAAACTCGACTATTCTCAATCAGTCGTTACTTTCCCTTCGAAAAACCAACAAAAATCTTCCAATGTAAgtcgagagtgtttcgtagttTTTTTAGTTCGCATAAATATTAACTAGTGATGCGTGAATTGTCTTTCATGGTTTTATCCTATGAGTCGTTATTCGCTATGGCATGTCTTACTACAGAGAAAATATCAAGAGTTAAGGAAAAACATGATATCTCAGCTCAGTGTGATCTTTACAAAAAGGTTTTCATACCGTCTCGTTTTCTTGTCCAGGTCCTTAATTACCGTCTCTTTGTATCTTATCGTTTATTTCAATTTGATTTTCCGGCTTCCTACACTATCTATACAAAATTACACTTTTTGATTATTGTTAACACTTTATGTCATCAGtatttctttatatttatttattcaaaaaaattgttggaAATGGATTTGACACCAATTCGGCGAGTAGATGAGCTGTAACCAAAACTAGTTGTGCCAAATATTTTGCGCTGGGAAAAGGCTTGTCTTCACCACGAACCCATTATAACCCATCGAGCTGTTAGCTGAGAATTGCTGAGTTAACGTCGAAGATTCTATTAACGAAGAACAAATCAAGAAAGTTCATTTCAGTTTTCAAATAAGCAGAAATCCAGTGAAGTATGTATAGTGAGATTTGTGAGATATCCTAAGGAGATGTCGAGCTGTTTAAGCAATCAGGGAGGATCAAAAACAGGACATTTTCGagtttttcaaaatctttttaCCTAACCACATCATTTGCCTAGGAGcaatttattataagtttagtTTATTAACTCgaatttgattttgttgtttGTTCAATCCAGATTCctttcaatattttttcttttctcaaatcATCGTTTAAATACTTGTTTTGAGTTTTAGAATTTATAACAGAAAAAGGCAGAAGATCTTAACTTTATTCCTTACTCGTTAATCAAACacaacttttttgtttttttttttgagcaaaacaAACACAACTTTATTCCTTGAAGATAACTTTATCCCTCACAcagtaataatatatactaatacaTATTTGGTATATCACAACAAAACTTTTGAACTCCATATTATCATAATAGTATAGACTTTAATCGCAAGACTTTCCATTAACTCATCATTAAGAAGTCAACTCTAGCGTTTGCGTCTGCGTTAATGATGATTAAAGTCGCAGATTAGAAAAGAGAGCATGATGAAAGTTTGTGAATATACGAAAGTCAACAAAATTCTTATAAACGGCCGTTTCGTTTTGAGCAATTATGTGCTTTGCAATTCACATCATCTGAATCAATATCCGAAAACGATGAATAATCTGCGGCTTTAACCTTCCTACTATAGCTTCTGCCACAGCTGGTGCAGCGGCTTAACTGGCCTCTAGCCTTTAGGATGGCTCGCCATCCGATTGTACAAGGCTGCTTGATGCAGCACCACAGAACGCAAAGAGGACAATATACACATAAGCAGCAAACGTTAAAAGCGACTTCTGACGGACCAGTTGAAGCTGCGTTTGCGTCTGTGACTACGATTTGAGACTTTGTAGGCGAAACGGTGATCTGATTCCTTGCCCGATTCTCTTCTTCTATTTCTCTTTGGAGTAGCGTTTTGCGGTCGTTCATCGCGTTctcgaagaagaaaaaactcaAAGATTATTGATGGTTTTGATGAATGATTTCTTTTTGTCGACGATGAATGATTTCTTAATGACCacgattttcatttttataaatttttataattattttttactttcttCTGTCGTTTTACAAACTATTTAAAATTGCTGACGGCTTTACGTGGACCTTTGGGTATTATCCCAATATTGATATACCTTTTTGAATTATTCAAAGCCACTCGAATAAAAATACATAGATCTAAATAGTATCAGCTGAATTTGGCTGTACGAAATTATGGAATATGAGTAAGTAATTAAAAATTCTTCGTAACAGAAGAATCTAACGTAATATAGCTGCTGAATAACTTGAAGAATTAGTGAGCtatgtaatctcctatatattaattctgGAGCATTACAATATGTTTTCGTAGCCACAAAAATAATtcttaaaattgttaaaaaaataagttagtccatatagatattaaaataatattatttttatgatttattttttaaaaattgattttttttacttgaaATTTCATAAAACCATGTTTTAATATCAAACCGGATCATCGGTTTTAGCAAATTTCATGGTTTTTAACCGTTTTTTTACCAGATTTGTCGGTTTAACTCAAATCTGATTCTAGCACAATCCGGAACCGGTTAGAAGTGCAAGTCACAGTCTGGCCGGTCCGGCCAGTTCAGTTTTCAAAACACTGCTATTGTTTTATATCATTgtgttcaaatttattttttatgcacAAAAACTATCAACTTTTTATGTTCATACAAAAATGATATACAAGATATGATATCATATTTAACCTGTTTAGCAAAATATAAAGTCTTCCACATGTACAAAATTTATCattaccaaaaatatttaacatatttaaaaaacataaaaatttgtaaacaaATTCATGTCGTGATTTtgcaaaacttcaaaattttaatgtttcaaATAATCATGTTGTAtcctataaaaataattaacactATTCAAGTTTTGTCAAAATAATCAGTCAAAACATATCCGCGTTTTTAAAGCGTGGGTCAAAATCTAGATTATTATTTGattactaaataaaattataactatactttgttatttaaaaaattaattactgTTTAGGAATAAAGTGTAAAATTAATGTGTAAAATCGCTATGGTACAAGTGTATAGTAATGCAACATCACAAATTCAATGCAATTGCCAAAACCTCTTacgaataattaaaaaaatattttactcaaatattattataaagaaaaacataaatatgattattacaaaaaaaacataaatactaaaatcaaacttttaaaaaatataaaacaaaacatatacccGCCCTTTTAGAATCTAGTTTAACGTTTAAATTTAAACCATCAAGAATATTCAAGAACGAGATGAACGACCACAAAAGTCTACTTCAAGGAGGAATGGAAGAAGAAAATCCAGCAAGAAAACCATCTCAGCTTCGCCTACAAGGTCTCAAATTGTAGTCACAAACGCAAACGTAGCTTTAACTGATCCGTCCGAAGTCGCGTTTAACGTTTGCTGCTTATGCGTCTATTGTCCTCTTTGCATTCTATGGTGCTGCATCAAACtgccttttttttgttttgctaagAATGTTAATTTCATTAAAGATAAAAGGTTTTTCTACAGAGAGATGAACCTAAACAAGACATACCCTGACaaaaaagaaagtgaaaaaacaGGGTATCAATCAACCAAGCGTAGAATAACTCCAAGAACAGACTCATGGAGAGATTAGGAAAATAGATaatggatcataacttcatatgAGCCAAAGTGCCATAAGGGAGCTGAATTTTCTTCGCTTCCTTGCTGCATAGATAGAAACAATGATGTGTCTATTAATTCCTTTGAAAGCCACCAATGGAGGGAGCAGGGTCTGGTTGTGAAGCATATTATTTCTCTGTTGCCAGTGTGTGTAAGTGAGGGCTTGAACCACCATCATACGCAGGACTGATGGCGTCAAGGAAATGGACGATGAAGCCCACTGGATGAGGTGCGACCAGTTTGAGAATGGTGGTACCAGGTCTCTGATCCTACGATTAATTTCAGTCCATAAGACCCCAGCATAAGGGCAAGAGAGCATCAAGTGGTCCCTGGTTTCCTGTTGTGTCGAGCAGATGCAGCAGTCTGTTTGGATCTGTAAACCCCAAGAAGCTAGGCGGCATCTTGTAGGTAACCTGTTCAGATTTGTAACCCATAAATGGAAAGCATGCTTAGGTGTAGCTCCACTGAACCATATGTGTTTTGCAATGGCCTGGGTTGGAGCTCTAGGTCTCAGCACTTCCCATGTCCTTGAAGAAGAGAAAACCGGGTGCGATTGTCCCTCTGTTGACCAACTAAAGATGTCGGGACCTCTGTCTAGTGATGGTGTAGGAAAGGTGGTGAGAAAGGAGTGAAGTGCAACTTCCGTATCTGATCTTGGATGCGGCAGCCTCCATCCTTGCTCACTATAAGCATCAGCCACGGATGCATCTATATGAATCCTTAGGTTGCGGGTGCCAGTCCTACCGAAGACTTGGATTAGAGGCACAAGGGGGTCCAGTTATCGTACCAGAAACTTGTACTGCATCCATTGTGTACATCACTGGTGAGAAATCTTGATATCAAGTCTCTAAGCCGAAGTATGCATCGCCAATTCCAGGACATAAGCGGTGATTCCGATTGTGACCAGAAGCTATAGGAGGTAGGGCAGTTGTGGTGACGATGCCAAGCAACCCAGAGGGCGAGCCATCCTAAAGACTGCACGCCCCTTACACGGCTGCAGCGGCTGCGGCAGAAGCTTGAGCATGAGGATTAAGGATGCTGATTATTCGTCATTTCTGGATATTGATTTAGATGAAGTGAAATACAAAGCTCATAGTCGCTTGAAACTAAATGGCTGATGCCAAACGCTTGAGTTGAGTTTAATGACGAATTTGTGAAAAGCCTCGCGACTAAATTCTAGATTATTTGATCATTTTGAGTTTGAACTTGAAGACGTTGTGATATACCAACAATTTTCTCtgttaaaagagaagtaccatttttatctaccataaaaaaatcacaatagcCTTATTAGGTCCATTTCatttattacatttatttaattatttacattaatccattaaatatataaagatattaataatacatcaattttaactgtaagtttaaatttgatttttagttataacaaaatgttgacaaaaaatctaaccaaatctttctaaaaatttaaaatattttatttaaattaataccattgattaatttcgtaattaataatatatactattatacattaatttaaataagattattataaaacaaaataaaataaaagtgtatgctatttttcaaattttataattatattctatatcttatttattaaaagaaataccatAAAAATTTATACTAGGTCTTTTTCATCAATTACATCTATTTGATTGTTAAGttaatctatttaatatataacatttctaaaaaatattataaattatatagatattaataaataaattttaactgtatatttaaattttatttttacttataacaaaatatgtaggaaaaaatataacaaagtcttaataaaattttaaaatatttttaaattattgcagCGATGGATttcttaattaataatatagtattattataatctatttacttataaaaactCACAAtgtactaaaataaataacatagaaatataaattatgctaagaaaatatcagttctatagtataactaaataaatttttaaaatatattgtattcagtctgtaaaaattagaaaaaaatgaacgtgattttcaatttatttatttcatactatgaatttattttaccaaactcgaaaatatattaatatataataacaattaataataaagttaaatgtataaaacaaatcattatacattaataatatcgAATAATAAACATaaccaataatattatagatttacacaatatataacactaaaatttaaattatatcttTGAAAGTTTTACGatgatatatgttatatatttataaaatgaaaatctatCCGTACGGATGTGCAGGTGAAAATCTAGTGTATTGTATAGTATTAGTTGGTATTTCgagtttcaaaataatgttgtGGTGGTGTAAAGATATACATATACTATTAAAGTAGGATTTTATCTAATTTTAACTCCTAAAATAACcttttactagattttgacccgtgcaaccgcacgggtgtttgttttcacttttctatacataaattattgttttagaacataagtggtatgttacaaaaaaataaaataaataacataagtggtatatatttttaatgttaatcatatacataaatatttatataactatttcaaatacaataattttataatttacatgttataattaattaattgtttaaaccttatgtatttaccacttattattatatatttatcttattgtatttgcatttagttattaagcaaataaatatattcatgagaaaatatatttaaaaaatattttgtatttaatttatgctaaattctgacccgtatttcaaaactggatttctttttaccaatatttttatgcttattcattttagataatttattattgtatatataaaagtgtaagatatgttaatttttagacatttATTATACAGTTTGTTAATTTTCagccgttctatcatcatattatattttaaataaataatttatatttatgaaaataaaatttataaatttatcaattgaatataattttatcatatttattttagtataataattatattttaacgtgatcatgactataatttatttatttttatttctaaacgataacttaaaatacattaagttattgtttaaatattacatagatttattagaatttttaaaatataatatataaatatatattatatttaaaatgaaaatatattatgattaaagtagttgcaaagattttatattattaactttaaaaatacatgtattatatagtttgataatgttaacccatcttaccaacatattagattttatttttgaacataaatattttataattacgaaaataaaatatataaatatgtaaatttaatacaattttattatatttagctcaatataataattttaatttaatatgattgattatgattatataataactaaaatgttatagatttttttatttttcattttatataattaaatatattaatgtataataatattttaaactaatttcgaaattagtgaaaatatttaaatataatttcgaaaatgaagatcttgtaaaaatctttttaaacagatttgttagaattttaaaataaatatatttatatttaaaatgaaaagatatcaaaagatactatgattaaaatattttaaaaattatatttattattagtctgaattaaaatatagtatgaatttttatgaatatgtccattaggtctatttttaaaaaaatcacacatgaatcaaggttgtgacttctgttttaatatataagatatattaatgtataataatattttaaactaatttcgaaattagtgaaaatatttaaatataatttcgaaaatgaagatcttgtaaaaatctttttaaacagatttgttagaattttaaaataaatatatttatatttaaaatgaaaagatatcaaaagatactatgattaaaatattttaaaaattatatttattattagtctgaattaaaatatagtatgaatttttatgaatatgtccattaggtctatttttaaaaaaatcacacatgaatcaaggttgtgacttctgttttaatatataagatttacaTCCTATGTCACTGATTTTTCAAAGCAATCGGTAGATTCATTAAGGGTGTGCTTAGGTCAATTAACTATCTAACGATTTAGTTCTATTATTTTCCATTTGACTTAGTTTGGGCTCGGTTAAACTATCATACTACATGCCCACGTTTCCTAACCGTATTTCTATGTTGATATTTTAACATGTCTTCAatcacaattatatttttttgggtcCAAATCAAACAAACACAATAACCAATCTAAACCGGGTATAATTTCATTGTCATCATACGAATCATACACATGTCAAAGCATAGGAAAGCAACAAtattacaattttgatacataagtgaaaactattaaaagttACTGAGTGCTAATCCAAAAAAAGATGAATCTAAACCACAAAGTACAATACCTAAAC
The sequence above is drawn from the Brassica napus cultivar Da-Ae chromosome A8, Da-Ae, whole genome shotgun sequence genome and encodes:
- the LOC106358727 gene encoding uncharacterized protein LOC106358727 yields the protein MDAVQVSGTITGPPCASNPSLREQGWRLPHPRSDTEVALHSFLTTFPTPSLDRGPDIFSWSTEGQSHPVFSSSRTWEVLRPRAPTQAIAKHIWFSGATPKHAFHLWVTNLNRLPTRCRLASWGLQIQTDCCICSTQQETRDHLMLSCPYAGVLWTEINRRIRDLVPPFSNWSHLIQWASSSISLTPSVLRMMVVQALTYTHWQQRNNMLHNQTLLPPLVAFKGINRHIIVSIYAARKRRKFSSLMALWLI
- the LOC106359509 gene encoding uncharacterized protein LOC106359509, producing the protein MNDRKTLLQREIEEENRARNQITVSPTKSQIVVTDANAASTGPSEVAFNVCCLCVYCPLCVLWCCIKQPCTIGWRAILKARGQLSRCTSCGRSYSRKVKAADYSSFSDIDSDDVNCKAHNCSKRNGRL